In a genomic window of Brettanomyces nanus chromosome 1, complete sequence:
- the PDA1 gene encoding alpha subunit of pyruvate dehydrogenase (BUSCO:EOG09342KQZ) — protein sequence MLRFATQAKQLSAIPCAAAAVSRSLPILMAKRNMATQVKKDNDVVHIDLPADSFEGYMMDPPALSYDTEKSRLVKMYKDMNTIRRMEMSADGLYKAKKIRGFCHMSTGQEAIAVGIENAITKKDDIITSYRCHGFTYMRGASVKEVMGELMGKRCGVSYGKGGSMHMYGDHFYGGNGIVGAQVPLGTGLGFAHHYRGDKDCSFTLYGDGAANQGQVFESFNMAKLWNLPVIFCCENNKYGMGTSTNRSSAMTDYYKRGQYIPGFKVNGMNILATYQAAMFAKDWAASGKGPLVIEFETYRYAGHSMSDPGTSYRTREEVQQVRSKRDPIAHLKDHMIDWNIATEKEIKGYDKEARRYVDSQVKEAEDSPFPEAKMDILFEDVYVPGSEVPVLRGRIKDDSWSFSKKGFAFK from the coding sequence ATGTTAAGATTTGCAACTCAAGCTAAGCAACTTAGCGCCATTCCTTGTGCTGCGGCAGCAGTTTCGAGGTCTTTGCCAATTCTTATGGCTAAGAGAAATATGGCCACTCAGGTTAAGAAGGATAACGACGTTGTTCACATTGATCTTCCTGCAGACTCTTTTGAGGGATACATGATGGATCCTCCTGCTTTGAGTTACGACACTGAAAAGAGCCGTCTCGTTAAGATGTACAAGGATATGAACACCATTAGAAGAATGGAGATGTCTGCTGATGGTTTGTATAAGGCTAAGAAGATTAGAGGTTTCTGTCACATGTCCACAGGTCAGGAGGCTATTGCTGTTGGTATTGAGAATGCTATCACTAAAAAGGATGATATCATTACTTCCTACAGATGTCATGGTTTCACTTATATGAGAGGTGCCTCTGTTAAGGAAGTTATGGGTGAATTGATGGGTAAGAGATGCGGTGTTTCTTACGGTAAGGGTGGTTCTATGCATATGTATGGTGACCATTTCTACGGTGGTAATGGTATTGTTGGAGCCCAGGTTCCTTTGGGTACCGGTTTGGGTTTCGCTCATCATTACAGAGGCGACAAGGACTGTTCTTTCACCTTGTACGGTGATGGTGCTGCCAACCAGGGTCAAGTGTTTGAATCTTTCAACATGGCCAAGCTATGGAACTTGCCTGTTATCTTCTGCTGTGAAAACAACAAGTACGGTATGGGTACCTCCACCAACAGATCTTCTGCTATGACTGATTATTACAAGAGAGGTCAGTACATTCCAGGTTTCAAGGTCAATGGAATGAACATCTTGGCCACTTATCAGGCTGCCATGTTCGCCAAGGATTGGGCTGCCAGTGGTAAAGGTCCTCTTGTCATCGAATTCGAGACCTATAGATACGCTGGTCACTCCATGTCTGACCCAGGTACGTCTTACAGAACTAGAGAAGAAGTCCAGCAGGTGAGATCCAAGAGAGATCCAATTGCTCACTTGAAGGACCACATGATTGACTGGAATATTGCCACCGAGAAAGAAATCAAGGGCTACGACAAAGAAGCTAGAAGATACGTCGACTCCCAAGTTAAGGAGGCCGAAGATTCTCCATTCCCAGAGGCTAAGATGGACATCTTGTTCGAGGATGTTTACGTTCCAGGTAGTGAAGTTCCTGTCTTGAGAGGTAGGATTAAGGATGATTCATGGTCTTTCTCTAAGAAGGGTTTCGCCTTCAAATAA
- the GAR1 gene encoding H/ACA snoRNP pseudouridylase subunit (BUSCO:EOG09344MQ4), giving the protein MYRQRGGFRGGYGHHDRPQNRGPPDRVLEMGIFFHSCEGSIVCRSINEKVPYFNAPIYLENKTEIGKVEEILGPVNEVYFTVKPSEGVQSDSFKDGDKFYIGGDKLLPLDRFLPKPKDYGPKPKRNRGPKREGGRGGFSRGGSRGGFSRGGRGGFSRGGRGGFSRGGRGGFNSRGRGGFSSRGRGGFISRGRGGFGSRGRGGFGERH; this is encoded by the coding sequence ATGTACAGACAACGTGGAGGATTCAGAGGAGGGTATGGTCACCATGACAGACCACAAAACCGTGGACCCCCAGATAGGGTCCTTGAGATGGGAATATTCTTCCACTCGTGCGAAGGTAGTATAGTGTGTCGATCGATAAATGAAAAGGTGCCATATTTCAATGCACCAATATATCTTGAAAACAAGACGGAAATAGGAAAAGTGGAGGAGATTCTTGGTCCTGTGAATGAAGTTTATTTCACAGTAAAGCCATCTGAAGGTGTTCAGTCGGATTCTTTTAAAGATGGTGATAAGTTCTACATTGGAGGAGATAAGCTACTTCCGCTTGATAGATTTTTACCTAAACCTAAAGACTACGGACCAAAGCCTAAGAGAAATAGAGgaccaaaaagagaaggaggcCGTGGTGGATTCTCAAGAGGTGGAAGCCGTGGTGGATTTTCTagaggtggaagaggtggaTTCTCaagaggtggaagaggtggaTTCTCTAGAGGCGGAAGAGGTGGATTCAATAGCCgtggaagaggaggattCAGTAGTCGTGGAAGAGGGGGATTCATTAGTCGTGGAAGAGGGGGGTTCGGTAGCCGTGGAAGAGGGGGGTTCGGAGAAAGACATTAA
- the ARL1 gene encoding Arf GTPase arl1 (BUSCO:EOG09343YWJ), with product MGNVFSSIFSKLWGGSKEIRILILGLDGAGKTTILYKMQLGEVVKTKPTIGFNVETLKYKNISINMWDLGGQTSIRPYWRCYYADTAAVIFVVDSTDKDRLDVAKKELHTMLKEDELSDSALLVFANKQDQPGAMTASEVSKALGLAELKDRSWSIVASSAVKGEGLTEGLDWLIDVIREEQEL from the coding sequence ATGGGGAACGTATTCAGTTCTATCTTCAGCAAACTTTGGGGAGGAAGTAAGGAGATCCGGATTTTGATACTTGGACTCGATGGTGCAGGAAAAACTACTATTCTCTATAAGATGCAACTTGGAGAGGTGGTGAAGACAAAGCCAACCATTGGTTTCAATGTGGAGACACTCAAGTACAAAAACATATCTATAAACATGTGGGATCTTGGAGGTCAGACATCCATAAGACCCTATTGGCGGTGTTACTATGCTGATACTGCAGCAGTGATTTTTGTGGTGGATTCGACGGACAAAGATCGATTGGATGTGGCTAAGAAAGAGCTACATACTATGTTAAAGGAAGATGAGCTATCGGACAGTGCGTTGTTGGTATTTGCTAATAAGCAGGATCAACCAGGAGCTATGACAGCATCTGAAGTTTCTAAAGCTCTAGGATTGGCCGAGTTGAAGGATAGAAGCTGGAGTATAGTGGCCAGTAGTGCCGTCAAAGGAGAAGGGTTAACGGAGGGATTGGATTGGTTAATTGACGTCATTAGAGAGGAACAGGAGTTATAG
- a CDS encoding uncharacterized protein (EggNog:ENOG41), which translates to MSIVSSGIPFSTPDEKVEEFFTFCGKVKSIEVIDKNEKSKTVEVEFVNPSAVSTALLLNGAELNGSTIEVKEKTAKKSDEPPTYSDATKATQSSSSESGDIAQEEKPKTTIAAEYLANGYVLSDKLVQGAIEFDKKHGFSGTFRSFLKGVDDKYHLHAKGQEVNTKLGLEEKLDQGRRTLDSYLDKFKKDKYGSKINQFYTNVATDVTQVHEEAKRIAAEREKKAEGFAGSPVIDPTINTIGPNSTTAQAAGAVAFEEDKK; encoded by the coding sequence ATGTCAATTGTTTCATCAGGAATCCCATTTTCTACGCCGGAtgagaaggttgaagaattctTCACATTCTGCGGTAAAGTGAAGTCTATTGAAGTGATCGATAAGAATGAGAAGAGTAAAACTGTTGAAGTGGAGTTTGTCAATCCTTCTGCTGTTTCCACTGCATTGTTATTGAATGGTGCTGAGTTGAATGGCAGTACCATTGaggtgaaagagaaaaccGCAAAGAAAAGTGATGAACCTCCAACTTATTCGGATGCAACCAAAGCAACTCAGAGTAGTAGTAGTGAATCAGGTGATATTGCTCAAGAGGAGAAGCCAAAAACGACGATCGCAGCCGAGTACCTGGCTAATGGATATGTTTTGTCAGACAAACTGGTTCAAGGAGCTATTGAATTTGACAAAAAGCATGGATTTTCTGGCACTTTCAGATCGTTCCTTAAGGGAGTTGATGATAagtatcatcttcatgCTAAAGGTCAAGAGGTCAACACTAAATTgggacttgaagaaaagcTGGATCAGGGTCGTAGAACTCTTGATTCTTATCTTGACAAGTTCAAAAAGGACAAGTATGGCTCGAAAATCAACCAGTTCTATACTAATGTGGCTACAGATGTGACACAGGTTCATGAAGAAGCCAAGAGAATAGCTGCAGaaagggaaaagaaggcTGAAGGCTTTGCTGGTTCCCCAGTAATCGATCCAACTATCAATACGATTGGGCCAAATTCCACGACTGCCCAGGCTGCTGGAGCTGTTGCTTTCGAGGAAGATAAGAAGTAA
- the RAD3 gene encoding TFIIH/NER complex ATP-dependent 5'-3' DNA helicase subunit (BUSCO:EOG09340HRA) — translation MKFYIEDLQILFPYPRIYPEQYAYMCDIKKCLDVGGNGVLEMPSGTGKTIALLALSVAYQMNYPEHRRIIYCSRTMSEIEKALIELGKLMDYRSKELGYVEDFRGLGLTSRKNLCLHPLVGKEKKGTAVDEMCRRMTNGQLKEKVKEGEANIEDLCSFHEMLYEKDPTNLIPPGVYSFQQLLDYCKSEGTCPYFTVRRMMPLCNIVIYSYHYIIDPKVSVRVSKDLSKDSIVIFDEAHNIDNVCIEALSMDITEDVLKRASRGAHNLSKKVDEVKKVDSSRLQDEYEKLVSGLRESDMINREEDVFTENPVLPTDVLQESIPGSIRRAEHFVSFMKRFIEYLKTRMKVLHVISETPTSFLQHLKQLTFIDRKPLRFCSERLSMLVRTLEVSDIEEYTSLKDIATFATLVSTYENGFMLILEPYETENATVPNPILRFTCMDASIAIKPVFDTYPSVIITSGTISPLDMYPRMLNFETVIQESYTITLDRRAFLPMIVTKGSDQVAISSRFEIRNDPSVVRNYGALLIEFSKITPDGLVVFFPSYLYMESIISMWQTMGILDEVWKYKLILVETPDAQETALALETYRKACSNGRGAVLLSVARGKVSEGIDFDHYYGRTVLMIGVPFQYTESRILKARLEFLRDNYHIRENDFLSFDAMRHAAQCLGRVLRGKDDYGVMVLADRRFLRKRSQLPKWISQGLSDADTNLSTDMAIAAAKKFLRTSAQPLNTKDQEKGISVWTLEQLLEYQKEHVRVVEVEEGEEMDGIEESEGGRGAHDGRDGQDGHDGYDGQTISRKDSIPA, via the exons ATGAA ATTCTATATCGAAGATCTTCAGATTCTTTTCCCGTATCCCCGAATCTATCCTGAACAATATGCGTATATGTGCGATATCAAAAAGTGCCTCGATGTAGGAGGCAACGGAGTTCTAGAGATGCCTTCTGGAACTGGTAAGACCATTGCTTTGCTTGCACTCTCTGTAGCATATCAAATGAATTATCCAGAACACCGACGAATCATATATTGTTCTCGTACCATGTCGGAAATTGAAAAGGCATTGATTGAGTTAGGTAAATTGATGGATTATAGATCCAAAGAGCTTGGATACGTTGAAGATTTCCGTGGATTGGGTCTTACAAGTAGAAAAAACTTGTGTCTACATCCCTTGGTGggaaaggagaagaaaggtaCTGCAGTTGATGAGATGTGTCGTCGTATGACCAATGGgcaattgaaggagaaggtaaaagaaggagaagctaACATAGAAGATTTGTGTTCGTTCCACGAAATGTTGTACGAGAAGGACCCTACAAACTTGATTCCTCCGGGGGTTTATTCGTTCCAGCAGTTACTGGATTACTGCAAGAGCGAAGGTACATGCCCATACTTTACGGTACGTCGTATGATGCCATTGTGCAACATAGTGATCTATTCTTACCATTATATCATTGATCCTAAGGTTTCCGTCAGAGTATCCAAAGATTTGTCTAAGGACAGTATTGTAATCTTTGATGAGGCCCATAATATTGATAACGTCTGCATAGAAGCACTTTCCATGGACATTACGGAAGATGTGCTCAAACGAGCATCTCGTGGTGCGCATAATTTGAGTAAGAAGGTGGATGAAGTTAAGAAAGTTGATAGCTCTCGATTACAGGATGAATACGAGAAGCTTGTCTCTGGATTGAGAGAATCTGATATGATTAATAGGGAAGAGGATGTGTTCACGGAGAATCCTGTTTTGCCAACGGATGTACTTCAGGAGTCCATTCCTGGAAGTATTCGCCGTGCAGAGCACTTTGTTTCGTTTATGAAGCGATTCATTGAGTATCTCAAGACGAGGATGAAGGTTCTTCACGTGATTTCCGAAACTCCCACGTCTTTTCTACAGCATTTGAAGCAGCTAACATTTATAGACAGAAAGCCCCTTCGTTTTTGTTCTGAGCGATTGTCAATGTTGGTGAGGACTTTAGAGGTGTCcgatattgaagaatatacCTCTTTGAAGGACATAGCTACATTTGCCACATTAGTTTCCACGTATGAGAATGGATTCATGCTTATATTGGAGCCTTATGAGACCGAGAATGCCACTGTTCCTAATCCTATTCTTCGATTCACTTGTATGGATGCCTCTATTGCAATAAAGCCGGTCTTTGATACATATCCTTCTGTGATTATTACATCAGGTACTATTTCTCCCTTAGACATGTATCCGAGAATGCTTAATTTTGAAACAGTGATTCAGGAATCTTATACGATAACATTGGATCGTCGTGCTTTCTTACCGATGATAGTAACGAAAGGTTCAGATCAGGTGGCTATATCTTCTCGTTTTGAGATTAGAAACGACCCCAGCGTTGTGAGGAATTACGGTGCATTGCTGATAGAGTTCTCGAAGATTACGCCCGACGGTTTGGTGGTGTTTTTCCCATCGTATTTGTACATGGAAAGTATCATATCGATGTGGCAGACTATGGGTATTTTGGACGAAGTCTGGAAGTACAAGTTGATCTTAGTAGAGACTCCCGATGCTCAAGAGACCGCTTTGGCTCTAGAAACATATCGTAAGGCATGTTCTAATGGAAGAGGAGCAGTTCTACTTTCTGTGGCCCGAGGCAAAGTTTCTGAGGGTATTGATTTTGATCATTACTACGGTAGAACAGTGTTGATGATAGGTGTTCCCTTCCAATATACCGAGTCAAGAATTCTTAAGGCCCGATTGGAGTTCCTAAGAGATAATTATCATATTAGAGAGAACGATTTCTTATCATTCGATGCTATGAGGCATGCAGCACAGTGTTTAGGACGTGTTCTCAGAGGTAAAGATGATTACGGTGTAATGGTGCTAGCTGATAGACGATTTCtgaggaaaagaagccaGCTTCCTAAGTGGATTTCACAAGGATTATCGGATGCTGATACAAATTTATCTACTGATATGGCAATTGCTGCGGCCAAAAAGTTCTTAAGAACGTCTGCTCAGCCACTCAATACAAAGGACCAGGAAAAGGGAATTTCTGTGTGGACGTTGGAGCAGTTGTTGGAGTACCAGAAGGAGCATGTGAGGGTGGtggaggtggaggaggGAGAGGAGATGGACGGCATAGAGGAAAGTGAGGGGGGTCGTGGCGCTCACGATGGTCGGGACGGTCAGGACGGCCACGACGGTTACGACGGCCAGACCATCAGTCGAAAGGACTCAATTCCAGCCTAA
- a CDS encoding uncharacterized protein (EggNog:ENOG41) — MTSRLSPEGGSAAFTPFENGGVLISTADEISGHVIIQNIGLVFGSTVRSRNIGANIGASFKSIIGGELKPLTKNVVNSRDQAIERMIKAALSLGANGIVAFRFDSGSIGEGMTEICCYGSAVKTQRKA; from the coding sequence ATGACAAGCAGACTAAGCCCAGAAGGAGGAAGTGCAGCATTTACTCCATTTGAAAATGGAGGTGTTCTAATCTCTACAGCAGATGAAATTTCAGGTCACGTGATCATTCAAAACATCGGATTAGTGTTTGGAAGTACAgtgagaagcagaaacaTTGGAGCCAACATTGGAGCCAGTTTCAAGAGTATAATTGGAGGTGAACTTAAGCCTTTAACTAAGAATGTGGTCAATTCGAGGGATCAGGCAATTGAAAGGATGATTAAGGCAGCTTTGAGCCTTGGAGCCAATGGAATAGTGGCATTCAGGTTCGATTCTGGCTCTATAGGCGAAGGCATGACAGAGATCTGCTGTTACGGAAGTGCTGTTAAGACCCAACGTAAGGCATAG
- a CDS encoding uncharacterized protein (BUSCO:EOG09343B7Q) → MSSPEELIAEASRKAKKSSGLLSSLFGSSQQTKYEEAADLYVEAANLYKLQRRSAEAGHTFEKAADCQKQANSPDEAANTLVEAYKAYKTEVPIEAAQCLERAVEMFVKRGQFRRSATFKSDLGELYENELHDVKKAIQSYDDASEWYKGDSANALANKCALKAADLYCDDSIKNFSKAAQVYESIAKESLNNNLAKWSLKEYFLKAILCRLADSNDYASANACLNRFLQWDPSFETTRECEFATKLIEVVKNGDADGIANASKIYDKFSRLDGMKVRILNQIKSNVVEAPDQLEEDFT, encoded by the exons ATGTCATCTCCCGAGGAACTCATTGCCGAG GCTTCAAgaaaggcaaagaaaagtagCGGACTGCTGTCGTCATTATTTGGAAGCTCGCAGCAAACCAAATACGAAGAAGCTGCAGATCTTTATGTGGAAGCAGCCAATCTTTACAAATTACAGAGGCGAAGTGCCGAGGCTGGCCATACATTTGAGAAAGCAGCCGATTGTCAGAAGCAGGCCAATTCACCAGATGAAGCTGCAAACACCCTTGTTGAAGCATACAAAGCGTATAAGACAGAGGTTCCAATTGAGGCTGCACAATGTTTGGAAAGGGCAGTGGAGATGTTTGTGAAGAGAGGACAATTCAGAAGAAGCGCTACATTCAAATCAGATTTAGGAGAGTTATACGAGAACGAGCTTCATGATGTGAAGAAGGCCATACAGAGTTATGATGATGCCAGCGAATGGTACAAGGGTGATTCTGCCAATGCCTTGGCCAATAAATGTGCATTAAAGGCGGCAGACTTGTACTGTGACGATAGCATAAAAAACTTCAGTAAGGCTGCCCAGGTCTACGAGAGTATTGCCAAGGAATCGCTCAACAACAACTTGGCCAAATGGTCGTTAAAGGagtatttcttgaaggctATTCTATGCCGTTTGGCCGATAGTAATGATTATGCCAGTGCGAATGCATGCTTGAATAGGTTTTTACAGTGGGATCCAAGTTTTGAGACTACCAGAGAATGCGAGTTTGCTACAAAGCTTATCGAAGTTGTCAAGAATGGAGATGCAGACGGTATCGCCAATGCTTCAAAGATCTACGATAAATTCTCTCGCCTTGATGGAATGAAGGTAAGAATTCTTAACCAGATTAAGAGCAATGTGGTTGAAGCTCCTGAccaattggaagaggacTTCACATGA
- a CDS encoding uncharacterized protein (EggNog:ENOG41): MSTTETPKDTVISKLPELIDKSGGWVSPFRTEIQSPGRVEKLKETAKKAAGVVKDATGATGVTADATAAAPTDSAGATADTPDTPDTAMDAATNASKAADDDEANAGEETFQDEIRESRFNSSSSSSSNTSSSSSSSSHIIPLSEDDPNLKTLQSKPKLLSRYKDNVNIVAQSMDKNKLVNPDRIIGLGSGLAMTQVQLMEIAKRRVQPMLKDVDALVEKQKSNDAVRHAQEHQAYTEKDQSKVQKKLDKFKKQLDKENEGHKLVHAEALASIVAKMEQSKKEHDEYVTSVNTQMEQDIKDAEEAEEAASKQHEDEKTLLFTDFDELKQEKINDLQETKRNQTKETEDAAKFEEDGHKLQAEADEKEAQLAKEKAEVEDITTKLQTVIDSKHAEKTRILEATTQKKQYNRSLLIVEAQHARAVANTAKLHSHVALLKNLVDKRSSQLENLKGPEKEKLATSRKQAEKSHDEWEKVRDEMKSEEAHKQERIRIQKEAERKRLDEEKEEAKKQKKHGFFSKRMAKIGAGIGIGGAAVAGTAVGASKAGAAGTTKVVNPAKSIKPSNTAKAVKPSDTTPTKPSDTDKPSKPSDTTPTKPSESTPTVPKTSTPTESEADSLETPKATKPVFTEVVDGPNAQKAESSYDDTVSYETVTKEEYEANKNDPNYMIV; this comes from the coding sequence ATGAGTACAACAGAAACACCGAAGGATACAGTGATTTCAAAATTACCggaattgattgataagAGTGGTGGATGGGTTTCACCATTCAGAACAGAGATTCAATCACCAGGAAGGgttgagaagttgaaggagacgGCTAAGAAGGCTGCGGGTGTTGTCAAAGATGCTACGGGTGCTACGGGTGTTACAGCGGATGCCACAGCAGCTGCTCCCACGGATTCAGCAGGTGCTACAGCCGACACCCCGGACACCCCTGATACTGCCATGGATGCTGCTACTAACGCAAGTAAAGCTgccgatgatgatgaagcaaATGCTGGTGAGGAAACATTTCAGGACGAAATTAGAGAAAGCAGATTCAactcttcgtcttcttcgtcttccaATACCTCATCctcgtcttcatcttcatctcatATTATTCCTCtctctgaagatgatcctAACTTAAAGACTCTTCAATCGAAGCCTAAGCTGCTTTCGAGATATAAGGACAATGTCAACATTGTGGCTCAATCCATGGACAAAAACAAGCTTGTCAACCCTGACAGAATCATTGGTTTAGGTTCTGGACTCGCCATGACTCAAGTGCAACTTATGGAGATTGCCaagagaagagttcaaCCAATGTTAAAAGATGTTGATGCCTTGGtggagaagcagaaatcCAACGATGCTGTCAGGCATGCACAAGAACATCAAGCCTATACTGAAAAGGATCAATCTAAGgttcagaagaagcttgatAAGTTCAAGAAGCAATTGGACAAGGAGAATGAAGGACATAAACTTGTTCATGCCGAAGCATTGGCTTCTATAGTGGCAAAGATGGAACAAAGTAAGAAGGAGCACGATGAATATGTTACCAGTGTCAATACACAGATGGAACAGGACATTAAGGATGCAGAAGAGGCAGAGGAAGCAGCCTCTAAGCAGCATGAGGATGAGAagactcttctttttacAGATTTCGATGAGTTGAAGCAAGAAAAGATCAACGATTTACAAGAAACcaaaagaaatcagacCAAAGAGACTGAGGATGCTGCAAAGTTCGAAGAGGATGGTCATAAGTTGCAAGCTGAGGCAGATGAGAAGGAAGCGCAATTGGCCAAGGAGAAGGCCGAAGTGGAAGATATTACCACCAAGTTGCAGACAGTGATCGACTCTAAGCACGCTGAAAAAACCCGGATTCTTGAGGCCACCactcagaagaagcagtacAATCGTTCTCTATTGATTGTAGAAGCACAACATGCTAGAGCTGTGGCCAATACTGCCAAACTTCATAGCCACGTAGCTCTTCTTAAAAATTTGGTTGACAAAAGAAGCAGTCAGTTGGAAAACTTGAAAGGTCctgagaaggagaagttggccACCAGTAGGAAACAAGCTGAGAAGTCTCATGATGAATGGGAAAAGGTGAGAGATGAGATGAAGAGTGAAGAAGCTCATAAGCAGGAAAGAATCCGGATCCAGAAAGAGGCAGAGAGGAAGAGgcttgatgaagagaaggaagaggccaagaaacagaagaagcatgGCTTTTTCTCCAAGAGAATGGCCAAGATCGGTGCTGGCATCGGTATTGGTGGTGCAGCCGTTGCTGGAACAGCTGTTGGGGCGAGTAAGGCTGGTGCTGCTGGCACTACTAAGGTGGTGAACCCTGCTAAATCCATCAAGCCTTCGAACACTGCTAAAGCCGTCAAACCTTCAGACACTACTCCTACCAAACCTTCAGACACTGATAAACCCTCCAAACCTTCAGACACTACTCCTACCAAACCTTCAGAATCCACTCCTACCGTCCCTAAAACCTCCACACCTACAGAATCAGAAGCAGACTCTCTAGAAACTCCGAAAGCTACAAAGCCAGTGTTTACAGAAGTGGTGGATGGACCAAATGCTCAGAAAGCAGAGTCCTCGTACGACGACACGGTGTCTTATGAAACAGTGACCAAGGAAGAGTACGAGGCCAACAAAAACGATCCAAATTACATGATCGTGTGA